One Rouxiella sp. S1S-2 genomic window, GAGCTGATAGTCAATCTGACCCGCATCGTTGAGGCGCTTGTCCTGCAGAATAAGCGGGATATCGTCCACGCCCCAGCGCGAAGGGATCTGCAGTTTATCGCCCTCCTCATCTTCTATTAGCACCATTCCTGCCAACCCCATGGCCACCTGATAACCGCTGGTTTGATGGGGATGCGGATGGAACCAGCAGGTTGCCGCCCGCTGATCAATCGTGAAATGCATCTCGCGGCTGGCACCCGGAGCAATCATTGCTTGCGGACCGCCGTCGGCCTCGCCCGGTATTTCAAGCCCGTGCCAGTGAACGGTGCTGGCATCAGGCAAATTATTTTTAACGATAACCCCAACAGCCTTGCCGCGACGCAGGCGCAGCACCGGCCCCAACACATTGCCATTCACGCCCCAGGTGTGAGTATTTATGCCCGGTAAAAACGCGCTTTGCCCCTGCTGCAAATTCAGGCGATAGGTTCCTCTGACATCAGGCTGGAGAATTTCAGGCACCGGCAGCGCAGGCCGACTCGCCGCAAAGGCTTGCCTGCTCCAGGTCGGAAGGGCCGCAATTGCGCCGTACATGGCAGTCAGTTTAATGAAATCGCGACGATACATACTCGGTCCTTATACTAAGTCAGAGGAGAGGGGTTTTGCTTAGCCTAAACCTTAACCCAGGGTTAAGGTCAAGCCGATATAAGATATGAAAAAAACTGATGTAAAAGAAATTTATGTGCGCTGTGGCAAATATGGTAACGTCATTTTGATAAATTACGGGCCTAATCATTACTATGACGAATACTTTTATTGTGGCTATGACACGTTTACTCGCCAGACTCCGCTTTCAGGCAAAAATAAATTTACCCGCAAAAACAAGGCAGAGCATGAAAAAAACCACCCTGAGTCTGCTGTTGCTGACGTTACTCGGATTCTCCTCTGCCAGTCAGGCACTGAGTGAACCCGAAGCGGAAGATTTAGCGGATTTAACCGCCGTCTTTGTTTATTTGAAAAATAACTGCGGCTACGAGCAGTTACCGAACACGCAAATCAAACGCGCCATTATCTACTTTGCTCAACAAAATCATTGGGATCTGAGCAATTACGCCACCTATAACATGCAGTCAATGGGCGAAGACAGCTACCGCGACCTCAGCGGAATAGACGTGGCTAAAGCCGTAAAATGCAAGTCACTGGCGCGCGATTCGCTCGGCCTTTTAGCTTACAGTAACTAAATATCCCCTCCTCACCCCGAATTCCCCGGGGTGAGCTAAAATCTCTTTGCCGCGCTATCCAATTGAAATAAAAATCCGGCTAACACCACTTTTAATGGTAGAAATTCGGCGGTGCAAGCCTCGCTCGAGTTCGCTATCATAGCGCGCCCATTTTTCATGGCTGTGATTACTCAGGAGCAGTGCGAGATTATGTCTCAGAAAGTCACCCAAAAAGAAATTTGGCATGAAACGCTGCACGACAGTTTCGGCCAGTATTTCACTGTTGAAAAAGAGTTGTACCGCGACAAAACCGAGCATCAGGATTTGGTGATTTTCGAAAATGCCGCGCTGGGTCGTGTCATGGCGCTCGACGGTGTGGTACAAACCACTGAGCGTGACGAGTTTATCTATCACGAAATGATGACGCACGTGCCGCTTATGGCGCACGGCAAAGCCAAAAAAGTGCTGATTATTGGCGGCGGTGACGGGGGTATGCTGCGTGAAGTTTGCCGTCATACTGCGGTTGAGCGCATCACAATGGTCGAGATTGATGCAGGCGTGGTTGAATTCTGCCGCCAGTATCTGCCAAACCACAATGCGGGTTCCTACGACGACACCCGTTTTAATCTGGTAATTGATGACGGTGTAAATTTCGTCAATCAGACCACTGAAACCTACGACGTCATCATCTCCGACTGCACCGACCCTATTGGGCCTGGTGAAAGCCTGTTTACCTCAGCTTTTTATGAGGGATGTGCCCGCTGCCTGAATCCTGGCGGTATTTTTGTAGCACAGAACGGCGTCTGTTTCCTGCAACAGGACGAGGCGGTCAACAGCCATCAGAAACTGCAACACTACTTTAAAGACGTCAGCTTCTATCAGGCAGCTGTGCCGACCTACTACGGCGGTATCATGACCTTTGCCTGGGCCACCAACAATCTGGATTATCGCCACATTGATAACACGACGCTGCAGGCACGCTTTAATGCCTCGGGTATTACCACTCGTTACTACAATCCGGCAGTCCATCATGGCAGCTTTGCCCTGCCGCAATATTTACTGAATGCCCTGTCAGCCACTCGCTGAAACGGCATCCGTAAGGGGGTGAACTAAATTGCAAAAGCTGAAACTGCATGGTTTCAATAACCTGACCAAAAGCCTGAGTTTTTGTATCTACGATATTTGTTATGCCAAGACCGCAGACGACCGCGACGGCTATATCGCCTACATTGACAAAGAGTACAGCGCCAACCGACTGACGGAAATTCTCACCGAAGCCTGTTCGATTATCGGTGCGAATATCCTCAACGTGGCGCGTCAAGATTATGAACCACAGGGTGCCAGCGTAACGATTCTGGTCAGTGAAGAGCCGATGGATCCTAAGGATGTCGACACGTCAGAGCACCCAGGCCCGTTACCCAAGTCTGTGGTGGCGCACCTCGACAAGAGTCACATCTGCGTGCATACCTATCCCGAGAGCCATCCTGAGGGTGGACTTTGCACCTTCCGCGCGGATATAGAGGTGTCAACCTGCGGGGTAATTTCGCCGCTAAAAGCGTTGAACTATCTTATTCATCAGTTGGAATCTGACATCGTTACCATTGATTACCGCGTGCGGGGTTTTACTCGCGACGTGAATGGCGTTAAGCATTACATCGATCATTCAATCAATTCGATTCAAAACTTCATGTCTGAAAATATAAAATCGCTGTATCACATGCTGGACGTGAATGTTTATCAGGAGAATATTTTCCACACCAAGATGATGCTTAAAGACTTCGACCTAAAACATTATCTATTTAATGCCAAGCCTGACGAACTGAGCGCGGCAGACCACAAAGAAATTACCAGTCTGTTGTATAAAGAGATGCAGGAAATATATTACGGAAGAAACATTCCTCACCTCTAGCGTAAAATGGCCGCCCATCTTATTGATGCTGCGGCCTTTTTTGGGGCTTTTCCAGAGAGAATGCGTGGGGGAATTAGCGATAGGTCACGATAAAAGCGCGGTATTTTTCCAACACCAACAGAAAGTCTTCAACCCCGCAAAACGACAGGCTCTCTTCATCGTAGTAGTTCATGCCGTCTTCCATGCCGTCACTTTCCAAATCCAGCTGATTGGCTCTCACCATTACCTCTTCACCATCGAACCACAGCGTATATTCATGGCCCTCGAGCTGCCAGGTGCGTTCGCTGCCTTTTATCTCTTCGGCGGCGGCCTCAATTTTGTCGAGCAGGCTCAAATCACCTTTAATCTCTTCGTTCAGCCAGTGGCCGATCACTTCATGCCCCATTGAGAAACGGGCCTTTACTTGTCCGGTGATATCACGCATGAAATCATAGTCCATCGTCTTATCTCCCGATTGGCGTTAACGACGTGAAGTATAAACAGGCACGGTTAACAGGGCCTGAAATACAAAAGAAAAAGGAGGCCGAAGCCTCCTTACTGTTCTGTGGCGCAATATAGCGATTTAAAGCGCGGTTTGGAAGATCACACCGTCAGCTTTATCGGTATATTCCGACAGCTTGTCGAAGTTCAGATAACGGTAAGTATCTACCGCGGTCTTATCAACCTCAGCCATGTAACCCAGATACTCTTCCGGCGTTGGCAAGCGTCCCAGCAGGGAAGCGATAGCCGCCAGCTCAGCCGATGCCAGGTAAACGTTGGCGCCGTTACCGAGACGGTTCGGGAAGTTACGGGTCGAGGTTGAAACTACGGTTGAACCGTCTGCTACACGCGCCTGGTTACCCATGCACAGTGAACAACCCGGGATCTCGACGCGCGCACCGCTTTTGCCAAAGACGCTGTAATAGCCCTCTTCAGTTAACTGTGCAGCATCCATTTTGGTCGGCGGTGCAACCCACAGGCGAGTAGGCAGCGCGCCTTTGTGGCTGTCGAGCAACTTACCGGCAGCGCGGAAGTGACCGATGTTAGTCATGCAAGAACCGATGAACACTTCGTCAATCTTGCTGTTGGCAACGCTCGACAGCAGACGTGCGTCGTCTGGGTCATTCGGTGCACACAGAATAGGCTCTTTGATTTCGTTCAGGTCGATTTCGATAATCGCGGCGTATTCGGCATCCGCATCGGCTTCGAGCAGCGTTGGATTAGCCAACCACTCTTCCATACCGGTGATACGACGCTCGATGGTGCGGCGATCGCCATAACCTTCAGAGATCATCCACTTCAACAGCACGATGTTGGAGCTGAGATACTCTTTGATTGGTGCCTGATCAAGCTTGATGGTGCAACCTGCGGCAGAACGTTCAGCAGACGCATCCGCCAGTTCAAACGCCTGCTCGACTTTCAGCTCTGGCAAACCTTCGATTTCAAGAATACGGCCTGAGAACAGGTTTTTCTTACCCTTTTTCTCAACGGTCAAGTGACCTTCTTTAATCGCATAGTAAGGAATGGCATGAACCAGGTCACGCAGCGTGATGCCAGGCTGCATTTTACCTTTAAAGCGCACCAGCACGGATTCAGGCATGTCCAACGGCATGACGCCGGTCGCCGCAGCAAAAGCGACCAGACCAGAACCTGCCGGGAACGAAATACCGATCGGGAAACGGGTGTGGGAGTCGCCGCCGGTGCCTACAGTGTCTGGCAGCAGCATACGGTTCAACCACGAGTGAATGATGCCGTCGCCCGGACGCAGAGAAACGCCGCCGCGGTTCATAATGAAGTCAGGCAGCGTGTGGTGCGTGGTCACGTCAACCGGCTTAGGATAAGCGGCGGTATGACAGAATGACTGCATCACGAGATCTGCTGAGAAGCCCAGACACGCCAGGTCTTTCAGTTCATCACGGGTCATTGGACCGGTGGTGTCCTGGGAACCGACGGAGGTCATTTTCGGTTCGCAGTATTCGTCAGGACGGATACCTTCAACGCCACAGGCACGACCAACCATTTTCTGTGCCAGAGAGTAACCTTTAGTGCTTTTGGCAACAGGTTTGGCGATGCGGAATACTTCGCTAGTTGGCAGCTTCAGTGATTCACGTGCCTTGGTGGTTAAACCACGGCCGATGATCAATGGAATACGGCCACCGGCGCGCACTTCGTCGAGCAGAACGTCAGTTTTGAGGGCAAAGGTCGCAATAACGGCGTCGGTTTCATGGTTACGAACTTCACCTTTATACGGATAAATGTCGATAACATCGCCCATATTCAGGTCAGAAACGTCCACTTCAATCGGTAAAGCACCGGCATCTTCCATGGTGTTAAAGAAGATTGGCGCAATTTTACTGCCTAAAACCACACCGCCACCGCGCTTGTTCGGCACGTAAGGGATGTCGTCGCCCATGTACCAGAGCACAGAGTTGGTGGCAGACTTACGTGAAGAACCGGTACCTACCACGTCACCGACGTAGGCCAACGGGAAGCCTTTCTTGTTCAGCTCTTCGATTTGTTTGATTGGACCGATAGAACCTGGCTGATCGGGAACGATACCTTCACGTTCAATTTTCAGCATCGCCAATGCGTGCAGTGGGATATCAGGACGCGACCAGGCATCAGGCGCCGGTGATAAATCGTCAGTGTTGGTCTCACCGGTCACTTTGAACACAGTAACGGTAATTTTTTCAGCCAGTTTAGGACGTGCAAGATACCATTCGGCATCGGCCCATGACTGAAGAATTTGTTTAGCGTAGTTGTTTCCGGCCTTCGCTTTTTCTTCTACATCGTAGAAGTTATCGAACATCAGCAGGGTATGAGACAGTGCTTTAGCGGCAATCGGCGCCAGCTTTTCAACGTCTAACGCTTCAATCAGCGGATGAATATTGTAGCCACCTTGCATGGTGCCCAACAGTTCAACGGCTTTCTCAGGAGTGACCAGCGGAGATGTAGTTTCGCCTTTAGCAACGGCTGCCAGGAAGCCAGCTTTGACATAAGCGGCTTCGTCAACGCCCGGTGGTACACGGTTAATCAGCAGGTCCAGCAGGGTTTCTTCTTCACCTTCAGACGGGTTCTTCAGGGATTCAACCAGTGCGGCCATTTGTGAAGCATCGAGTGGCTTAGGGACAATTCCCTCTGCGGCACGCTCGGCTACGTGCTTACGGTATTCTTCTAGCACGACTCTCTCCTCGCTCTCATTGTCATTTATTATATCCAGGCTGGGCCTGGTTTCCGACATCAATCAGCCATAAACCCTAAAGGGTTACAGCGCCCTGGAAATGGGTTTGAATGTGGTCGATAGCCGGATCACGGCGGGGTTGTCTTTTATGAGGCGAAGCGAAACATCCTGAACGCTTAGCGACGACAGTCCCCGGTTGCGCTGTCGCAGCATAGCAGGGTTTAACGCTCTTGTTAATTCGTTCACAAAAAAGCAACATAAAATATTTGCTGAATCGTTGAGCACAGTGCGATCGTCTGCCTTTCTGTCCCCCTTCGCTATGCCGCATAAACCATAAATTAATAATGGCTTTTCCGACACTGTTTTTGTCGCCCTTTGGCTTAAAGAGGCCGTGATATTTTCTCTGTCGACTGGATCATAAAACCAACAATTTGGCCTGTGACTTGCATAGCTTTTACATGATATCTATGTAATTTTTACCTTTTGATAACCAAGGAAAGAAAATGTCACGCAAGAACATACAGAAAGTCATTCTCTGCTCGGCGCTCCTTTGCGGATACGCGCAGGCAGAAACGCTCACCGGAACGCTGAAAAAGATCGACGATCAGAATCTGGTTACCGTTGGTTATCGTGAATCAAACGTTCCGTTCTCTTATAAGGATGACGGCGATAAAGTACTTGGCTACTCCCAGGAATACTCCAACAAAATCGTCGATGCTATTAAAAAACGTTTGAATAAACAGAACATTGCCGTGAAGTTTATCTCGATCACGTCACCGAACCGCATCCCACTGCTGCAAAACAACGTTTACGACTTCGAGTGTGGCTCAACCACCAATAACCCTGAACGTCAAAAACAGGTCACCTTCTCAAATACTATTTTTATCGTTGGCACTAAGCTGCTGGTGAAGAAAGGTTCAGGGATCCATGATTTCTCTGATTTAAATGGCAAAACAGTGTCAACCACCGGCGGTACCACCTCAGAAATCCTGCTCAATAAAATGAACAGCGATAAAAAGATGCAGATGCGCATTATCAGTGCGCAGGAAGGAGGAGCATCCGCATTTCACACGCTGGAAACAGGCCGTGCTTCTGCATTTATGATGGATGATGCCCTGTTGGCAGGTGACCGAGCCAAGGCGCGCAAACCGTCAGATTGGGAAATTGTGGGCACGCCTCAGTCCAGAGAGGCCTACGGTTGTATGCTGCGTAAAGACGACCCGCAGTTTGAAAAGCTGGTCGATGACACCATTGCCAGCGCACAGACGTCAGGTGAAGCGGCCAAGTGGTTTACCCGCTGGTTTATGCAGCCGGTTCCGCCTAAAAATCTGAATATGGATTTTGCGATGTCAGGCGATATGAAGAATCTGTTTGCGCATCCAGATAACAAGGCGCTTTAAGTTCTTTGATTTAATAACCTAAAATTCAGATACAAAAAAACCGTCTCGAAGACGGTTTTTTTGCTTCCAGCCAACTGTTAGCGCAGCTGATTGGAATTACTGATATCGATAAAATACGATACAAGTGCTACAACGCAAAAAGAGTATGCGTCAAAGTGTACAAAAAAACAACTATAAATAGCTGTTTAAAAAAACAGTAGCAGCGTACTCTTCAGTCTGGACCGCTTCGCCGGTTTAGCGACCGGTCATCGGGCCTGGAGGCAGCTCATTAACGCTGCGATTCAGGTGCTACAACGCACTTGTTTCACCCCTATTTTCCCGATGAGGTTGAGGTGGTCGTGGTCCGGTAAAAGGATTGCGCAATGAAAAGGATTTCTATTTTTTCCTTATCATTGTACTGGGAAGTGCGCTGAGTTTACTGAATGGCGGATGGTCAATTTCCAACATTTATCTGAACGTTAACGTCATTAACCAGAACAGCTAAGCTACTGGCCGCTTCTCGGAGCGGCCTTTTAAATGTTGTCATAGCACAAATAAAAACGGCCCCTGTTTAGGAGCCGCTTTGTAACCTAAGAACCAGAAATTACTTTTTCTTGGCTTTAGGATTAGGCAAGTCGGTGATGCTGCCTTCGTAGATTTCAGCTGCCAGACCCACAGACTCATGCAGAGTTGGGTGAGCGTGGATAGTCAGCGCGATATCTTCAGCGTCGCAACCCATTTCGATAGCCAGACCGATTTCACCCAGCAGCTCGCCGCCGTTGGTACCCACGATAGCACCGCCAATAACGCGATGAGTTTCTTTATCGAAGATAAGCTTGGTCATACCGTCAGCACAGTCGGAAGCGATGGCGCGACCGGAAGCAGCCCAAGGGAAGGTCGCCGTTTCGTAGCTGATGCCTTTCTCTTTCGCTTCTTTCTCGGTCAGACCCACCCAGGCAACTTCTGGCTCAGTGTAGGCGATTGAAGGAATAACCTTCGGATCGAAATAGTGTTTTTTGCCGGAGATAACTTCAGCAGCGACGTGGCCTTCATGCACACCTTTGTGTGCCAGCATTGGCTGACCCACGATATCGCCGATAGCGAAGATGTGTGGAATGTTGGTACGCATTTGCTTATCAACGTGGATAAAGCCGCGCTCATCAACGTCAATACCTGCAGCACCGGCTTCCAGCAGCTTACCGTTAGGTACGCGGCCGATAGCCACCAGCACGGCGTCATAACGCTGTGGTTCAGCTGGCGCTTTTTTGCCTTCCATCGTGACATAGATACCGTCTTCTTTTGCTTCAACGGCAGTCACTTTGGTTTCCAGCATCAGGTTGAACTGCTTGCTGATTTTCTTGGTAAAGACTTTAACAACGTCTTTATCAGCCGCCGGGATCACTTGGTCAAACATCTCGACTACGTCGATTTTTGAACCCAGTGCGTGATACACGGTGCCCATTTCCAGGCCAATAATACCGCCGCCCATTACCAACAAACGCTCAGGAACCGTTTTCAGCTCCAGCGCATCGGTTGAGTCCCAAACACGTGGGTCATCATGAGGAATAAATGGCAGTTTAATTGGACGAGAGCCGGCGGCGATAATTGCGTTATCGAAAGTGATGGTCGTTGGACCATTCTCGCCTTCAACAACCAAAGTATTAGCCCCAGTGAATTTGCCCAGGCCGTTAACAACTTTGACCTTACGGCCTTTCGCCATACCTGACAGACCACCGGTCAGCTGGTTGATCACCTTCTCTTTCCAGTCACGCACTTTATTGATGTCGGTTTTTGGCTCACCGAAAACAATGCCGTGTGCTTCCAAAGACTTAGCTTCAGAAATGACTTTTGCTACGTGCAACAGCGCTTTGGAAGGGATACAACCTACGTTAAGGCAAACACCACCGAGAGTGGCGTAACGCTCAACCAGAATAGTTTCAAGACCTAAATCAGCGCAACGGAAAGCGGCAGAATAGCCTGCAGGACCAGCCCCAAGTACCACGACCTGAGTTTTAATTTCTGTACTCATCATGACCTCTTAATTGTTTGTCCGGCGGGTCAGACGTTCTTTGAAACGCACTCATCAATAATGAATGCAGTACGCAACGCCCTTCATCCACCGGGACGCATACACCGCGAGAAGTTTACAGAATTGTTAAAATTCTGCAAACAAAGTTCGGGTGACCTGAGTCTCAACAATCTTACTACCCGCCAACTAAAGGCAATAAGACGCGTGTCAAAAACAAGGCCGGCAAGTTGCCGACCTTATAACAATTACATCACCAGACGACGAATATCTGACATTACGGTACCGATGTATGCAGCGAAACGTGCTCCAGCTGCACCGTCAATAACCCGGTGGTCGAAGGACAGAGACAGCGGCAACATCAAACGCGGTTCAAACTCTTTGCCATTCCAGACCGGCTTCATGGACGATTTCGATACGCCCAGAATCGCCACGTCCGGCGCATTCACGATAGGCGTAAATGCCGTACCGCCGATGCCGCCCAGGCTAGAGATAGTGAAACAGCCGCCCTGCATATCGGAAGCAGTCAGTTTGCCATCACGTGCCTTCTTGGAGATAACGGTCAGTTCACGTGACAATTCAACAATACCTTTCTTGTTGACGTCACGGAATACCGGAACCACCAGGCCGTTTGGCGTATCAACCGCCACACCGATGTTAATATATTTTTTCAGCGTCAGCGTCTGCGCATCGGCAGAAAGAGAGCTGTTAAAGCGTGGGAACTCTTCCAGCGCCTTGGCAACGGCTTTCATGATGAAGACCAGCGGCGTGATTTTCACGTCGAGTTTCTTCTTCTCCGCTTCAACGTTCTGCTGCTTACGGAACTCTTCAACTTCAGTGATATCGGCTTCGTCGAACTGCGTAACGTGCGGGATCATCACCCAGTTACGGCTCAGGTTGGCACCAGAAATTTTCTGGATACGGCCCAGTTCAACTTCTTCGATTTCACCAAACTTGCTGAAGTCAACTTTCGGCCAAGGCAGCATACCCGGCAAACCACCGCCCGCCGCCGCAGCGACAGCAGGTGCAGCTTCAGCACGTTTAACTGCATCTTTTACGTAAGCCTGAACGTCTTCGCGCAGGATGCGGCCTTTACGACCGGTGCCTTTCACTTTTGACAGGTTAACGCCAAATTCGCGCGCCAGACGACGGATAACCGGCGTAGCATGAACGTAAGCATCGTTCTCAGAGAATTCGCCTTTGCTTTCAACCGCTGCCGCAGGGGCCGGGGCCGCCGCTTTTTGTTCCTGTTTGGCAGGAGCCGCAGCCTCTTCTTTCTTGGCCGCAGCAGGCGCAGCGCCTTCTACTTCGAAGACGAAAATCAAAGAACCGGTGCTGACTTTATCGCCCGCAGCAATTTTGATCTCTTTAACGGTGCCAGCAAACGGCGCAGGCACTTCCATTGAAGCCTTATCACCTTCAACGGTAATCAGAGACTGATCTGCCGCGACTTTATCGCCCACTTTAACCATGATCTCGGTGACTTCAACTTCGTCGCCGCCGATATCCGGTACGTTAACGTCTTTGCTGCCCGAAGCCGCAGGTGCAGCAGCAGGTTTCTCTTCTGCTTTGGCTTCTTCTTTAGCAGCAGGAGCCGCCGTGCCAGAGCCCGCCACTTCAAAGACCATAATCAGAGAGCCGGTGCTGACTTTGTCGCCCGCAGCAATTTTGATCTCTTTAACCGTACCGGCAAACGGCGCCGGCACTTCCATTGAGGCTTTATCACCCTCAACGTTGATAATCGACTGATCGGCAGAAACAGTGTCGCCAACTTTCACCAGAATTTCGGTAACTTCAACTTCATCACCGCCGATGTCCGGTACGTTAACTTCTTTGCTTTCGCTTGAAGCCGCGGCGGCAGGTTTTGCTTCTGCCTTCACTTCTTCTTTCGCTGCCGGTTTTTCTTCCGCTTTAGCCGGTGCAGCAGCACCGTCAGCAGAATCAAACACGAAAATCAGTTTGCCGGTTTCGACGGTATCGCCCACCGCAACTTTAATTTCTTTAACCACGCCAGCCTGTGGAGAAGGGACTTCCATCGACGCCTTGTCACCTTCAACAACAATCAGGGACTGCTCGGCGGAAACGGTATCGCCAACCTTCACCAGCACTTCGGTGACTTCTACTGCATCGGCACCAATGTCCGGTACATTAATTTCAATAGCCATCTGTCTTTACCTCTTACGCCAGACGCGGGTTAACTTTGTCAGCATCGATGCCAAACTTGGTAATGGCTTCGGCCACAACCTTCACATCGATCTCGCCACGTTTGGCCAATTCGCCCAGTGCAGCCACCACCACGTAAGATGCATCGATCTCGAAGTGGTGACGCAGGTTTTCGCGGCTGTCAGAACGGCCGTAACCGTCGGTGCCGAGAACGCGGAAATCGCTGGCAGGAACGAAGTTACGGATCTGCTCGGCGAACAGTTTCATGTAGTCAGTTGATGCAACAACCGGCGCATCATTCATGACCTGAGCCACGTAAGGAATGCGTGGTTCGTCAGCCGGATGCAGCATGTTCCAACGTTCGCAGTCCTGACCGTCGCGCGCCAACTCGGTGAACGAGGTTACGCTGTAAACGTCAGAACCCACGCCGTAATCTTTGGCCAGAATCTGAGCGGCATCACGCACGTGGCGCAGAATTGAACCCGAGCTCATCAGCTGTACTTTGCCTTTGCTGCCTTCAACAGTTTCAAGCTTGTAGATACCTTTACGAATGCCTTCTTCGGCACCTTCCGGCATGGCTGGCATGTGGTAGTTTTCGTTCAGCGTGGTGATGTAGTAGTAAATGTTCTCCTGCGCATCGCCGTACATACGAACCAGACCATCATGCATGATGACCGCCACTTCGTAGGCATACGCCGGGTCATAAGAGATACAGTTAGGGATAGTCAGCGACTGAATGTGGCTGTGGCCATCTTCGTGCTGCAAACCTTCACCGTTCAGTGTCGTACGACCTGAAGTACCTCCGACCAGGAAGCCGCGCGCCTGTTGGTCGCCCGCTGCCCAGCACAGGTCACCGATACGCTGGAAACCGAACATGGAGTAGTAGATATAGAACGGGATCATAGGCAAGTCGTTGGTGCTGTACGACGTTGCCGCGGCCAGCCATGAAGAGGCGGCACCCAGTTCGTTAATCCCTTCCTGCAGAATTTGGCCTTTCTCGTCTTCTTTGTAGTAAGCAACCTGCTCACGGTCCTGCGGGGTATATTGCTGGCCGTTCGGGCTGTAAATACCAATCTGACGGAACAGACCTTC contains:
- the aceF gene encoding pyruvate dehydrogenase complex dihydrolipoyllysine-residue acetyltransferase; this translates as MAIEINVPDIGADAVEVTEVLVKVGDTVSAEQSLIVVEGDKASMEVPSPQAGVVKEIKVAVGDTVETGKLIFVFDSADGAAAPAKAEEKPAAKEEVKAEAKPAAAASSESKEVNVPDIGGDEVEVTEILVKVGDTVSADQSIINVEGDKASMEVPAPFAGTVKEIKIAAGDKVSTGSLIMVFEVAGSGTAAPAAKEEAKAEEKPAAAPAASGSKDVNVPDIGGDEVEVTEIMVKVGDKVAADQSLITVEGDKASMEVPAPFAGTVKEIKIAAGDKVSTGSLIFVFEVEGAAPAAAKKEEAAAPAKQEQKAAAPAPAAAVESKGEFSENDAYVHATPVIRRLAREFGVNLSKVKGTGRKGRILREDVQAYVKDAVKRAEAAPAVAAAAGGGLPGMLPWPKVDFSKFGEIEEVELGRIQKISGANLSRNWVMIPHVTQFDEADITEVEEFRKQQNVEAEKKKLDVKITPLVFIMKAVAKALEEFPRFNSSLSADAQTLTLKKYINIGVAVDTPNGLVVPVFRDVNKKGIVELSRELTVISKKARDGKLTASDMQGGCFTISSLGGIGGTAFTPIVNAPDVAILGVSKSSMKPVWNGKEFEPRLMLPLSLSFDHRVIDGAAGARFAAYIGTVMSDIRRLVM